The region TTTTTTGCCATTAAAAGAAGGTATTTCAAGGCGAATTCCGTTACCCGCTGAATCGGCATCTTATCCCGCTCCATCCGCGCCACAGTGTCTTTTGCCAAGTCGAGCGCCTCCGAAAGCTCGCGTTGGGTCATTTTGAGCAGGCCCCGAATCCGCTTGAGTTCCTTCCCTTGCATGGTAGCTGTTATGTATATCAGTTTGTTTACCATGACAAGGGTGATCATGAATTTTTTTGACTGCGAGTGGCAACGAATGCATGCAGGTCGTCGATTCTGAATCTGACGTAATGGCCGAGCTTCACAGACGGTAGCTCGCCGCGTCGTGCCGCGTCGGAAATCCAAGTCTTCGGCACGTCGAAAAGCTTCGCCGCTCGTTCGGCGGAAAGCAGGGTAGGGGATTGTGAATCCTTTCCGGTCGCCGTGCGGATTTCTTCTCGCACCACTTCGCGTA is a window of Deltaproteobacteria bacterium DNA encoding:
- a CDS encoding XRE family transcriptional regulator, whose product is MITLVMVNKLIYITATMQGKELKRIRGLLKMTQRELSEALDLAKDTVARMERDKMPIQRVTEFALKYLLLMAKKRREKR
- a CDS encoding DNA-binding protein; translated protein: MNEQQTKSPFDLLLDQIREVVREEIRTATGKDSQSPTLLSAERAAKLFDVPKTWISDAARRGELPSVKLGHYVRFRIDDLHAFVATRSQKNS